The Bacteroidota bacterium genome contains the following window.
AAAAAGAAGCAGAACTCATTGCAAAAGGTGTTAAGCTCGCCGTGAAATTATCGGATCATCCGTCGCTCATCATCGACATCGGAGGGGGCAGCACTGAATTCATTATCATGAACAATGAAAAAATTCTGTGGAAACAGAGTTTCGAGATCGGCGCATCGCGATTGCTGCAGAAATTCAATCCTTCGGACCTCATCACGGAAGAAGAAAGAAAAAAAATTTTCGATTATCTCATTGACGTGCTTCAACCACTCTGGATCGCGGGAAAAAAATATGGCGTGAATGAACTCATCGGCGCTTCCGGATCTTTCGAATCGCTTGCATCGATCGTAAATGCAAAACACGGTTTGTTTCCGGATATTGATGAGATCACCGAATGCGAATTTGAAATGGAACAATGCGCGGTGATACACGAAGAAATTCTCGCATCCACGCGCGCGCAACGTATGCAGATGAAAGGACTCATTGCCATGCGCGTCGATCTCATTGTGATTTCAGCGATACTCGTGGAAACGGTGGTCACACAACTTGAAATAAAAAAAATGCGTTACTCTGCTTATGCTTTGAAGGAAGGTGTTTTGTCTGAACTCCTGCAACAACAAAAAAATTCAGAACATTGACAGCACATTTTTTTTGCCAAAAAATTATTTACCATCTCTTAACTCAAAACCCAAAACTCAAAACCCATAACCCATAACCCATTACTTTTTAGTATTTTCGCACCCCTGAACAATTTTAATCTCTAACCAAAATGTCGCTTTCAAAGATCAAAGAAATTCTTGGGGCACAGGCTGACGGCCTCCTCAATCATTCCTGCAAAACGATCAGCAAAGATCAGCTTCATTTGCCGGGACCGGATTTTGTGGACAGGATTTTTGCGCCCAGCGATCGTTCTCCTCAAGTGCTGCGGAGTTTGAAGGCGATCTATGGAAACGGGCGGCTTGCAAATTCAGGATATGTTTCTATTCTTCCGGTTGATCAGGGAATCGAACATTCGGCAGGAGCATCTTTTGCACCGAACCCGATGTATTTCGACGGAGAGAATATTGTGAAGCTCGCTATCGAAGGAGGATGCAACGCAGTCGCCACCACTTATGGAATTCTCGGATCTGTTTCGAGAAAATATGCTCATAAAATTCCTTTCATCGTAAAAATAAATCACAACGAGTTTCTGAGTTACCCGAATAAATTTGACCAAATCATGTTTGGCTCTGTGCAGGAAGCGTGGAATCTGGGAGCAGTTGCAGTGGGAGCGACAATTTATTTCGGATCTGCAGAGTCGGCGCGTCAGATTGTAGAAGTTGCGCAGGCATTCGAGCGCGCACATGAACTCGGAATGACAACTGTGCTCTGGTGTTACCTGCGTAATCCCGGTTTCAAAAAAGACGGAGTGGATTATCATTCTGCTGCTGATCTTACCGGCCAGGCAAATCATCTTGGCGTTACCATCAAAGCAGATATCATCAAACAAAAACTTCCCTCTAATAACGGAGGATATACTGCAACCGGCCACGGAAAAACAAATCCGAAAGTTTATTCTGAATTATCATCTGATCACCCGATCGATCTTTGTCGCTACCAGGTTGCAAATTGTTACATGGGAAGAATGGGATTGATCAATTCGGGAGGAGAATCGAAAGGAGCATCCGATCTTTCTGAAGCAGTTGCGACAGCAGTGATCAACAAACGCGCCGGCGGGCAAGGACTCATCTCGGGAAGAAAAGCATTTCAGAAACCAATGAAGGATGGCGTGCAGTTACTCAACGCAATTCAGGACGTTTACCTTTCAAAAGAGATCACAATCGCGTAAACAGTTGTCAGTGGCAGTTGTCAGTGGCAGTTGTCAGGTTTGAACTGACGACGCGAAACTGAAACTGACAACTGAAACTGACAACTGAAACTGACAACTGAAAAATGAGCTGGTTCAAGAGAATTAAAGAAGGCATCACCACTTCCACCAAGGAAAAAAAAGAAACTCCTGAAGGGCTGTGGCATAAATGTCCATCGTGTAAAAAAGTTTTCCCTTCTCAAGAGCATACCGCGAATTTTTATGTCTGCCAGAATTGCGGCCACCACGATCGTATCGGGTCTGCAGAATATTTTTCCATTCTCTTCGATGAGAATCAATTTGAAGAACTCGATCCGAATCTTATTTCCGGCGATCCGCTCGAATTCGAAGACACAAAAAAATATCCTGATCGTCTTTCTGATTCCATAAAAAAAACAGGTTTGCACGATGCCCTGAGATCGGCGCACGGAAAATGCAATGGGAATGATCTTGTAGTTTGCTGCATGGATTTTACTTTCATCGGTGGTTCGATGGGGTCTGTGGTGGGAGAAAAAATTTCACGCGCCATTAATTTTTGTATTGCCAATAAATTTCCGTTGCTTATTATTTCCAAATCGGGTGGTGCGAGAATGATGGAAGCTGCGCATTCACTGATGCAGATGGCGAAAACTTCAGCGAAACTTTCTTTGCTTGCTGATGCAAAACTTCCGTTCATTTCTTTGCTCACTGATCCGACAACAGGTGGAGTAACTGCTTCTTATGCTATGCTTGGCGATGTGAATATTGCAGAACCCGGCGCACTCATCGGTTTCGCAGGCCCGCGCGTAGTAAAAGAAACGATCAAAAAAGATCTCCCCAAAGGATTCCAGACTTCTGAATTCGTTCTTGATCATGGATTTCTCGATGCCATTATTAATCGGGGTGAATTGAAAACCACCCTTTCCCGCCTCATCGAAATGATGAAAATTTAAGCTTTTTCATAGGGAAAAACGCTTATCTTTGCCGTCCCTGTTAATAGAGGGAAAATCAATAAAAATTAACTTAATCCACAAACAGCCGTTATGTACCTGACGTCGGAAATTAAGAAAGACATCTTCAAGAAATTCGGAAAATCGGATAAAGACACCGGTTCTGCCGAAGGACAGATCGCTCTCTTCACCCATCGCATCAATCACCTCACCGGACATCTTAAACTGAAACCGAAAGATAAAAGTTCAGAGCGTTCATTGGTTCTCCTCGTTGGAAAACGCAAAGCACAACTCGACTTCCTGAAGAAAAATGATATCGTCCGTTACCGCGAGATCATCAAGAAGCTCGACATCCGCAAATAAAATGCGAAGAATAAAAATTTACGGAAGGCATCCCTTAAAGTCAGCAGGGATGCTTTCTTAATTTTAAGCAACCCGCTGACTCACGAAGAAGATCATGCTGATTTCTTCGCGCAATCAAAAGCAGCAGAAAAAAGAAAAACAAAAACAAAAAAATGAAACCAATTACAAAAACATTTGACATCGGCGACGGTCGCACTATTTCGCTTGAAACCGGAAAACTCGCTAAGCAAGCCGATGGATCAGTAGTATTGAAATTCGGAAACACCATGTTGCTCGCAACGGTTGTTTCAAATCCTGAAGCGAAACCCGGCGTGGATTTTATGCCACTCACCGTTGATTATCGTGAAATGTTTTCCTCGACAGGAAAAATTCCAGGAAGCTTCTTCAAACGCGAAGCAAAACTTTCCGATCTCGAAGTGCTCAACTCAAGAATCGTAGATCGTGCGCTTCGCCCATTATTCCCTGATGATTATCATGCCGACACACAAGTCCTCATATACCTCATCTCATCCGACAAAACTATTCTTCCCGA
Protein-coding sequences here:
- a CDS encoding phosphatase; its protein translation is MRTAIIDLGTNTFNLLIAEIKADHSFETLYHEKLAVKLGEGGINKDLIAEAAFLRGLEAMENYFSVTKQWNVDKILAFATSSIRNATNGKEFVDAVKSRTGIDIEIIPGEKEAELIAKGVKLAVKLSDHPSLIIDIGGGSTEFIIMNNEKILWKQSFEIGASRLLQKFNPSDLITEEERKKIFDYLIDVLQPLWIAGKKYGVNELIGASGSFESLASIVNAKHGLFPDIDEITECEFEMEQCAVIHEEILASTRAQRMQMKGLIAMRVDLIVISAILVETVVTQLEIKKMRYSAYALKEGVLSELLQQQKNSEH
- a CDS encoding class I fructose-bisphosphate aldolase encodes the protein MSLSKIKEILGAQADGLLNHSCKTISKDQLHLPGPDFVDRIFAPSDRSPQVLRSLKAIYGNGRLANSGYVSILPVDQGIEHSAGASFAPNPMYFDGENIVKLAIEGGCNAVATTYGILGSVSRKYAHKIPFIVKINHNEFLSYPNKFDQIMFGSVQEAWNLGAVAVGATIYFGSAESARQIVEVAQAFERAHELGMTTVLWCYLRNPGFKKDGVDYHSAADLTGQANHLGVTIKADIIKQKLPSNNGGYTATGHGKTNPKVYSELSSDHPIDLCRYQVANCYMGRMGLINSGGESKGASDLSEAVATAVINKRAGGQGLISGRKAFQKPMKDGVQLLNAIQDVYLSKEITIA
- a CDS encoding acetyl-CoA carboxylase carboxyltransferase subunit beta, which gives rise to MSWFKRIKEGITTSTKEKKETPEGLWHKCPSCKKVFPSQEHTANFYVCQNCGHHDRIGSAEYFSILFDENQFEELDPNLISGDPLEFEDTKKYPDRLSDSIKKTGLHDALRSAHGKCNGNDLVVCCMDFTFIGGSMGSVVGEKISRAINFCIANKFPLLIISKSGGARMMEAAHSLMQMAKTSAKLSLLADAKLPFISLLTDPTTGGVTASYAMLGDVNIAEPGALIGFAGPRVVKETIKKDLPKGFQTSEFVLDHGFLDAIINRGELKTTLSRLIEMMKI
- the rpsO gene encoding 30S ribosomal protein S15 encodes the protein MYLTSEIKKDIFKKFGKSDKDTGSAEGQIALFTHRINHLTGHLKLKPKDKSSERSLVLLVGKRKAQLDFLKKNDIVRYREIIKKLDIRK